A single Paraburkholderia sp. FT54 DNA region contains:
- the uraH gene encoding hydroxyisourate hydrolase, with protein sequence MGKLTTHVLDTANGRPGAGIKVELFALSGDTRRALKTTLTNDDGRCDQPLLEGEALVAGEYELVFGAGDYFASIGTKVPEPRFVDRVVLRFGVADAGAHYHVPLLVSPWSYSTYRGS encoded by the coding sequence ATGGGAAAGCTCACTACCCATGTGCTCGACACCGCGAACGGCCGTCCCGGCGCGGGCATCAAGGTCGAACTCTTCGCGCTCTCAGGCGATACGCGCCGCGCGCTCAAAACAACCCTCACGAATGACGACGGCCGTTGCGACCAGCCGCTGCTCGAAGGCGAAGCGCTGGTCGCGGGCGAATACGAACTCGTGTTCGGCGCCGGCGACTACTTCGCGTCGATCGGCACGAAGGTGCCGGAGCCGCGCTTCGTCGATCGCGTCGTGTTGCGCTTCGGCGTGGCCGATGCCGGCGCGCACTATCACGTGCCGCTGCTGGTGTCGCCGTGGTCGTACAGCACGTATCGCGGCAGCTAA
- a CDS encoding NCS1 family nucleobase:cation symporter-1: MAQFSAAPGNPAIPTYADDGAPSEPSMPAGYSDRLYNADLAPLRHQTWGAYNIFAFWMSDVHSVGGYVFAGSLFALGLTSWQVLIALLVGITIVNLLCNLIAKPSQANGVPYPVACRATFGVLGANIPAVIRGLIAVAWYGIQTYLASSALVIVVLKFVPQLLPYADVHHHGFMGLSTLGWTGFMLLWVLQALVFWHGMETIKKFIDFAGPAVYVVMFILAGYMVYRAGWRNIGINLGGVKYHGMQVVPVMITAISLVVSYFSGPMLNFGDFSRYGKSFRSVQRGNFWGLPVNFLAFSLVTVITTAATLPVFGELITDPVETVGRIDYPTAVILGALTFTIATIGINIVANFVSPAFDFSNVAPRLISWRMGGMLAAVASIFITPWNLFNNPAVIHYTLDVLGSFIGPLYGVLIIDYYLVKRQKIVLDDLYTVAPTGSYWYRNGVNYRAVAALLPAAVIAVICVMVPALDSLANFSWFIGAGLAALFYRVLAR; the protein is encoded by the coding sequence ATGGCTCAGTTCAGTGCAGCGCCCGGCAATCCCGCCATTCCCACTTACGCAGACGACGGCGCGCCCAGCGAACCGTCGATGCCCGCAGGCTACAGCGACCGGCTCTACAACGCGGATCTCGCGCCGTTGCGGCATCAAACCTGGGGCGCTTACAACATCTTTGCGTTCTGGATGTCGGACGTGCACAGCGTCGGCGGCTATGTGTTCGCGGGCAGTCTGTTCGCGCTCGGCCTGACTAGCTGGCAGGTGCTGATCGCGCTGCTGGTCGGCATCACTATCGTCAACCTGTTGTGCAACCTGATCGCCAAGCCGAGCCAGGCGAACGGCGTGCCGTATCCGGTGGCGTGCCGCGCGACTTTCGGCGTGCTCGGCGCAAATATTCCCGCGGTGATTCGCGGCCTGATCGCGGTCGCGTGGTACGGGATTCAGACCTATCTGGCGTCGAGCGCGCTGGTGATCGTGGTGTTGAAGTTCGTTCCGCAATTGCTGCCTTACGCCGACGTTCATCATCATGGCTTCATGGGACTCTCGACGCTCGGCTGGACCGGTTTCATGCTGCTGTGGGTGTTGCAGGCCCTGGTGTTCTGGCATGGCATGGAGACCATCAAGAAGTTTATCGACTTCGCCGGTCCCGCGGTCTACGTGGTGATGTTCATCCTCGCGGGCTACATGGTGTATCGCGCGGGATGGCGCAACATCGGCATCAACCTGGGCGGCGTCAAATATCACGGTATGCAAGTCGTGCCGGTGATGATCACGGCGATCTCGCTGGTGGTGTCGTACTTCTCCGGACCGATGCTGAATTTCGGCGACTTCTCGCGCTACGGCAAGAGCTTTCGCAGCGTGCAGCGCGGCAACTTCTGGGGACTGCCGGTCAACTTCCTGGCCTTCTCGCTGGTGACGGTGATCACGACCGCGGCCACACTGCCGGTGTTCGGTGAGCTGATCACGGATCCGGTCGAGACCGTGGGCCGTATCGATTATCCGACCGCGGTGATTCTCGGCGCGCTGACCTTTACGATAGCGACCATCGGCATCAACATCGTCGCCAATTTCGTCTCGCCGGCTTTCGACTTTTCCAACGTCGCGCCGCGCCTCATTAGCTGGCGCATGGGCGGTATGCTCGCAGCGGTCGCGTCGATCTTCATCACGCCGTGGAATCTGTTCAACAACCCGGCCGTGATCCACTACACGCTCGACGTCCTCGGCAGCTTCATTGGACCTTTGTACGGCGTACTGATCATTGACTACTATTTGGTCAAGCGTCAGAAAATTGTGCTCGACGATCTGTACACGGTCGCGCCCACTGGCTCGTACTGGTATCGCAACGGCGTCAACTATCGTGCTGTCGCCGCGTTGTTGCCGGCGGCGGTGATCGCAGTGATCTGCGTGATGGTGCCGGCGCTCGACAGCCTGGCGAATTTCTCGTGGTTCATCGGCGCAGGCCTTGCTGCGCTGTTCTATCGCGTTCTCGCACGCTGA
- a CDS encoding helix-turn-helix transcriptional regulator — MTNLADVSDMLKAVRRESNLSQQELAHRAGVARTIVARMETLAKNDMSVSVLVRLLEAAGYDLKFVAHGHGRTLEDILAGQRSPDANS, encoded by the coding sequence ATGACTAATCTCGCCGACGTATCGGACATGCTGAAGGCCGTGCGGCGCGAAAGCAATCTGTCGCAGCAAGAGTTGGCGCACCGGGCTGGCGTCGCCCGCACCATCGTCGCGCGTATGGAAACGCTCGCCAAAAATGACATGAGCGTGTCCGTGCTCGTGCGCCTGCTCGAAGCGGCAGGCTACGACCTCAAGTTCGTCGCGCATGGGCACGGCCGCACGCTCGAAGACATCCTCGCTGGACAACGCAGTCCGGACGCGAACTCATGA
- a CDS encoding urate hydroxylase PuuD, whose amino-acid sequence MEGFITDWLNLAIRWFHVIAAIAWIGESFYFVALDNSLKPPTDPNQRKRGVFGELWHVHGGGFYNMQKYTVAPPEMPDDLHWSKWPSYTTWLSGFGLFTVLYLFSPSTYLIDKNVLDMGPVVAVASALGFLAAGWIVYDSLCRILGNKDKVLGICVGVYVLIAAWLACHIFAGRAAYLIMGAMLATIMSANVFFVIIPGQRKMVDAMLKGDTPNPIYGKRGKQRSVHNTYFTLPVVFAMLSNHYAMTYTHPYNWAVLVVIMLAGALIRQFFVMRHRGQVLWYLPLAGIALMFGALFWTMPKPIVPQAQAANAPTVKVADIAPVLQQRCVACHSAHPTMMGSAPAGVLLDTPDEISQNAQRIYQQAVTLKAMPLGNVTHMTDDERMKIAAWFEGGAVK is encoded by the coding sequence ATGGAAGGCTTTATTACAGACTGGTTGAATCTGGCGATTCGCTGGTTCCACGTCATCGCCGCGATTGCATGGATCGGCGAATCGTTCTATTTCGTCGCGCTCGACAACAGCCTCAAACCGCCGACAGACCCCAACCAGCGCAAGCGCGGCGTGTTCGGCGAACTGTGGCACGTGCACGGCGGCGGCTTCTACAACATGCAGAAGTACACTGTCGCGCCGCCGGAAATGCCGGACGATCTGCACTGGTCGAAGTGGCCGTCGTACACGACGTGGCTGTCGGGCTTCGGTCTCTTCACCGTCCTGTATCTGTTCTCGCCGAGCACTTACCTGATCGACAAGAACGTGCTGGATATGGGCCCGGTGGTCGCTGTCGCGTCGGCGCTCGGTTTCCTCGCCGCCGGCTGGATCGTGTACGACTCGCTGTGCCGCATTCTCGGCAACAAGGACAAGGTGCTCGGCATCTGCGTCGGCGTGTACGTGCTGATCGCGGCGTGGCTCGCGTGCCATATCTTCGCGGGCCGCGCGGCTTACCTGATCATGGGCGCGATGCTGGCGACCATCATGTCGGCCAACGTGTTCTTCGTGATCATTCCGGGCCAGCGCAAGATGGTCGACGCAATGCTCAAGGGCGACACGCCGAACCCGATCTACGGCAAGCGCGGCAAGCAACGCTCGGTGCACAACACGTATTTCACGTTGCCGGTGGTGTTCGCGATGCTGTCGAACCACTACGCGATGACCTACACGCATCCGTACAACTGGGCCGTGCTGGTAGTCATCATGCTGGCCGGCGCGCTGATCCGTCAGTTTTTCGTGATGCGTCACCGTGGCCAGGTGCTGTGGTATCTGCCCCTCGCTGGCATTGCGCTGATGTTCGGCGCCCTCTTCTGGACCATGCCGAAGCCGATCGTGCCGCAAGCGCAAGCGGCGAACGCGCCGACGGTCAAAGTGGCCGATATCGCACCGGTGCTGCAACAGCGCTGCGTGGCTTGCCATTCCGCGCATCCAACGATGATGGGCAGCGCGCCGGCCGGCGTGCTGCTGGATACGCCGGATGAAATCTCGCAGAATGCGCAGCGGATCTACCAGCAAGCCGTGACGCTGAAGGCGATGCCGCTCGGCAACGTGACGCACATGACCGACGACGAACGCATGAAGATTGCCGCATGGTTCGAAGGTGGCGCAGTGAAGTAA
- a CDS encoding aspartate/glutamate racemase family protein, with amino-acid sequence MRIKLINPNTTQRMTQAMGRCAREVAAPGTEVIAVNPTMGPPSIEGYYDEALATPGLLAEVAAGEREGCDGYVIACFGDPGLYAARELARGPVIGIAEAAMHAASVLAPGFSVVTTLARTCGMAWHLAERYGMKRFCRNVRATDVAVLDLDKPGSAARRIILDECRRALAEDGSDAIVLGCAGMAELCAEIEDALGAPVIEGVTAAVKWTEALVALRLSTAKRGDYARPLAKRYDGALESFSPTNADPNPPTPRGSAVICAANTPENPGTADLLRVNTTEPGPHIHSV; translated from the coding sequence ATGCGCATCAAACTGATCAACCCGAATACGACCCAACGCATGACGCAAGCAATGGGCCGCTGCGCGCGCGAAGTCGCCGCGCCGGGCACGGAAGTCATCGCGGTGAATCCGACCATGGGGCCGCCGTCGATCGAAGGCTATTACGACGAAGCGCTCGCGACACCGGGTTTGCTGGCTGAAGTCGCGGCCGGCGAGCGCGAGGGCTGCGACGGTTACGTGATCGCCTGCTTTGGCGATCCGGGTCTGTACGCCGCGCGTGAGCTGGCGCGCGGTCCAGTGATCGGCATTGCCGAGGCGGCGATGCACGCGGCCAGCGTGCTGGCGCCGGGCTTCTCGGTGGTGACCACGCTGGCGCGCACGTGCGGCATGGCGTGGCATCTCGCCGAGCGTTACGGCATGAAGCGGTTTTGCCGCAACGTTCGCGCCACCGACGTCGCCGTGCTCGACCTCGACAAGCCAGGCTCGGCGGCGCGTCGCATCATCCTCGACGAATGCCGGCGTGCGCTCGCGGAAGACGGTTCGGACGCGATCGTGCTCGGCTGCGCGGGCATGGCCGAGTTGTGCGCGGAGATCGAAGACGCGCTCGGCGCGCCGGTGATCGAAGGCGTGACAGCGGCCGTGAAATGGACCGAGGCGCTGGTCGCGCTACGTCTTTCGACGGCCAAACGCGGCGACTACGCGCGGCCGCTGGCCAAGCGCTACGACGGTGCATTGGAGTCCTTCAGCCCGACCAACGCCGATCCGAATCCGCCTACGCCGCGCGGTTCTGCCGTCATCTGCGCCGCCAATACGCCGGAGAACCCGGGAACGGCCGATTTGCTGCGGGTAAACACTACAGAGCCGGGGCCGCACATACATTCAGTCTGA
- the ldcA gene encoding muramoyltetrapeptide carboxypeptidase: MTVHRTIELIAPSGYPHDPEVLRRALQRLHAQGHHVEGVEAARRRYQRFAGTDGERAAELNRLADPSRELPDIVLAVRGGYGAVRILHGLDYEGLQRRLTDQPIALVGHSDFTAIQLALLARAGVKTFGGPMVMSDFGAEELSEFTMQHFWSALTKPTMTVSSNTPQAQPVDVSGMLWGGNLAVVASLIGTPYMPPVQGGILFLEDVNEQPFRVERMIYQLHLSGILAQQQALVLGDFSGAKSYDYDNGYDLHAMIEQVRSVIGIPVVTGLQFGHVRNMLTLPVGADAHLVADARGFKLSLSGYPYLV, translated from the coding sequence ATGACCGTCCATCGCACCATCGAACTGATCGCGCCGTCCGGGTATCCGCATGACCCCGAGGTGCTGCGTCGCGCGTTGCAGCGCTTGCATGCGCAGGGGCATCACGTTGAGGGCGTGGAGGCGGCGAGGCGCCGCTATCAGCGCTTCGCCGGCACCGACGGCGAACGCGCAGCCGAACTGAACCGGCTCGCCGACCCGTCGCGTGAGTTGCCGGACATCGTGCTGGCCGTGCGCGGCGGCTATGGCGCGGTGCGTATCCTGCATGGGCTCGACTACGAAGGGTTGCAACGGCGGCTGACCGATCAGCCGATCGCGCTGGTGGGACACAGCGATTTCACCGCGATCCAGCTTGCGCTGCTGGCGCGCGCCGGCGTGAAAACCTTCGGTGGGCCGATGGTGATGAGCGACTTCGGCGCGGAAGAACTGAGCGAATTCACCATGCAGCACTTCTGGTCGGCGTTGACAAAGCCAACCATGACGGTCTCGAGCAACACGCCGCAAGCGCAACCGGTCGATGTCTCGGGCATGTTGTGGGGCGGCAATCTGGCAGTGGTGGCATCGCTGATCGGCACGCCGTACATGCCGCCGGTGCAGGGCGGCATTCTGTTTCTCGAGGACGTCAACGAGCAACCGTTCCGGGTCGAGCGGATGATCTACCAACTGCACTTGTCCGGCATTCTCGCGCAGCAACAGGCGCTCGTGCTGGGCGATTTCTCCGGCGCCAAATCCTACGACTACGACAACGGCTACGACCTGCACGCCATGATCGAGCAGGTGAGGTCGGTGATCGGCATTCCGGTCGTCACCGGCCTGCAATTCGGGCATGTCCGCAACATGCTGACGCTGCCGGTGGGCGCGGACGCGCATCTCGTCGCCGACGCACGCGGGTTCAAACTGAGTTTGTCCGGCTATCCGTACCTCGTCTGA
- a CDS encoding GntR family transcriptional regulator: MSDTESAAANSSKPEAIAERIRAAILEHRLAPGAKLTEAQLCEVFGVKRGPIRQALAQLATDHLVDLEPNRGAFVASPSLQEVHEVFEMRRIIELAVVEKICGGHGMRRLKSIASMIGRERKAFETRDFPAWIRLSGEFHTELAGLTGNAVLCDCLNGLVARSTLISALYESLGRSPCSFEDHEAILAALDAGDAKEAAALMSRHLQSVELKMLDRPARGAADLHEVFGALNGAPGDSSRTKSAPG; the protein is encoded by the coding sequence ATGTCCGACACAGAGTCCGCCGCCGCGAATAGTTCGAAGCCCGAAGCGATCGCCGAGCGCATCCGCGCGGCGATCCTCGAGCATCGGCTCGCGCCGGGCGCCAAGCTGACAGAAGCGCAGTTATGCGAAGTATTCGGTGTCAAGCGCGGCCCGATCCGGCAAGCGCTGGCGCAGTTGGCCACTGACCACCTGGTCGATCTCGAACCGAATCGCGGGGCATTCGTGGCAAGCCCGTCGCTGCAGGAAGTGCACGAAGTGTTCGAGATGCGTCGCATCATCGAGCTGGCGGTGGTGGAGAAGATTTGCGGTGGTCACGGCATGCGGCGTTTGAAGAGCATTGCCAGCATGATCGGCAGGGAACGCAAAGCGTTCGAAACACGTGATTTTCCGGCGTGGATTCGTCTGTCGGGCGAGTTTCACACCGAGTTGGCGGGACTCACCGGCAACGCCGTGCTGTGCGACTGCCTGAACGGCCTGGTGGCGCGCTCCACACTGATTTCCGCGCTGTACGAGTCGCTTGGACGCAGCCCATGCTCGTTCGAGGACCACGAAGCCATTCTCGCCGCACTCGACGCCGGCGATGCAAAAGAGGCGGCGGCATTAATGTCGCGCCATCTGCAAAGTGTCGAGTTGAAGATGCTGGATCGCCCCGCACGTGGCGCGGCCGATCTGCACGAAGTGTTCGGCGCACTCAACGGTGCGCCTGGAGATTCATCAAGAACAAAGTCCGCGCCGGGCTGA
- the alc gene encoding allantoicase: MALPTLDPNAPEFTRRYVNLADPRLGAQALEASDDFFAPKERMLNPEPAVFIPGKYDDNGKWMDGWETRRKRVSGYDWCIVKLARPGVIKGLDLDTSHFTGNFPPAASVEAARVVDGAPNQSTQWTEIVPSTTLQGNSHHYHEVSDANAYTHLRVNIYPDGGIARLRVYGQPQVDWAGASRTEQFDLAAMENGAYLVAANNQHFGAASTILMPGRGVNMGDGWETRRRREPGNDWAIVALAQPGVIKKIEVDTAHFKGNFPDRCSIQAAYVTGGTDSSLVTQAMFWPVLLGEQKLKMDNQHYFESEIAALGPVTHVRFNIIPDGGVSRLHLWGTLAS, translated from the coding sequence ATGGCACTCCCGACTCTCGACCCCAACGCACCGGAATTCACGCGCCGCTATGTGAATCTGGCGGACCCGCGCCTGGGCGCGCAGGCGCTCGAGGCCAGCGACGATTTCTTCGCACCGAAGGAACGCATGCTGAACCCGGAGCCCGCCGTCTTCATTCCGGGCAAATACGACGACAACGGCAAGTGGATGGACGGCTGGGAAACGCGCCGCAAGCGCGTCAGCGGCTATGACTGGTGCATCGTGAAACTGGCGCGTCCGGGCGTGATCAAGGGTCTCGATCTCGACACCAGCCACTTCACGGGCAACTTCCCGCCGGCGGCTTCGGTGGAAGCCGCACGCGTAGTGGACGGCGCACCGAACCAGTCGACGCAATGGACCGAAATCGTGCCGTCGACCACGTTGCAAGGCAATAGCCATCACTATCACGAAGTCAGCGACGCGAACGCGTACACGCATCTGCGCGTGAACATCTATCCGGACGGCGGCATCGCGCGTCTGCGCGTGTATGGTCAACCGCAAGTCGACTGGGCCGGCGCGAGCCGCACCGAGCAGTTCGATCTGGCGGCGATGGAAAACGGCGCGTATCTGGTCGCGGCGAACAATCAGCACTTCGGCGCTGCGTCGACGATCCTGATGCCAGGCCGTGGCGTGAACATGGGCGACGGCTGGGAAACGCGCCGCCGTCGCGAGCCGGGCAACGACTGGGCAATCGTCGCACTGGCGCAGCCGGGTGTGATCAAGAAGATCGAAGTCGATACGGCGCACTTCAAGGGCAACTTTCCGGACCGCTGCTCGATTCAGGCGGCGTACGTGACGGGCGGCACGGACAGCTCGCTGGTCACGCAAGCCATGTTCTGGCCGGTGCTGCTCGGCGAACAGAAGCTGAAGATGGACAACCAGCACTATTTCGAAAGCGAAATTGCGGCGCTGGGTCCGGTGACGCACGTGCGCTTTAACATCATTCCGGACGGTGGCGTGTCGCGTCTGCATCTGTGGGGCACGCTCGCATCATGA
- the tadA gene encoding tRNA adenosine(34) deaminase TadA codes for MSEPLVHAAVPDSDSVESHEAQHMLGSQASASGVAESATTDSGAAAASANTDPTPGGPPPFSAVPEVSARDRRFMALAQAAAEEARAAGEVPVGAVLVRGDEVIAKGFNHPIGGHDPSAHAEMAALRAAAQAMENYRLPGCELYVTLEPCLMCAGAIMHARIARVVFGARDPKTGACGSVVDAFANPQLNHHTTVIGGVLESECGAALKSFFAERRRASRAARAVARADAVSEPGTKPGPAEAL; via the coding sequence GTGAGCGAGCCGCTTGTCCACGCCGCCGTGCCGGATTCGGATTCTGTCGAATCTCACGAAGCGCAGCATATGCTGGGTTCTCAAGCCTCGGCCAGCGGTGTCGCCGAATCGGCTACGACCGATTCGGGTGCCGCCGCCGCTTCGGCGAATACAGATCCCACGCCTGGCGGGCCGCCCCCATTTTCCGCTGTCCCCGAGGTTTCCGCGCGCGATCGCCGCTTCATGGCGCTGGCGCAAGCCGCCGCCGAAGAGGCGCGCGCAGCCGGCGAAGTGCCCGTCGGCGCGGTCCTCGTGCGCGGCGACGAAGTCATCGCCAAAGGTTTCAATCATCCGATCGGCGGGCACGACCCGTCGGCGCATGCGGAAATGGCCGCGTTGCGCGCCGCGGCGCAAGCCATGGAAAATTACCGTCTGCCGGGCTGCGAACTCTACGTGACCCTCGAGCCGTGCCTGATGTGCGCGGGGGCCATCATGCACGCGCGTATCGCCCGTGTCGTGTTCGGGGCGCGCGATCCGAAAACCGGCGCGTGCGGCAGTGTCGTCGACGCCTTCGCGAACCCGCAGTTGAATCATCACACCACGGTGATCGGCGGCGTGCTCGAAAGCGAATGCGGTGCCGCGCTCAAATCGTTCTTTGCCGAACGGCGGCGCGCGAGCCGAGCAGCCCGTGCGGTGGCTCGCGCCGACGCGGTTAGCGAGCCCGGCACCAAACCGGGCCCGGCTGAGGCGCTCTAA
- a CDS encoding ureidoglycolate lyase: protein MKTLAIEPLTKEAFAAFGDVIELEGAKQIPINLGTTIRFHDLAKVDVTDENGRTLVNLFRGQPRTLPFEVKMLERHPLGSQAFVPLNDKPYLVVVAPAGELDASKIRAFVTSGWQGVNYAKGVWHHPLIALGDVSDFIVVDRGGDGLNLNEQDLLESLWLTEDALSAVAV, encoded by the coding sequence ATGAAAACGCTCGCGATCGAACCGTTGACGAAGGAAGCGTTCGCCGCATTCGGCGACGTGATCGAACTCGAAGGCGCGAAGCAGATTCCGATCAACCTCGGCACGACGATCCGCTTTCACGATCTCGCGAAAGTGGACGTTACCGACGAGAACGGCCGCACGCTCGTGAACCTGTTTCGCGGGCAGCCGCGCACGCTGCCGTTCGAAGTGAAGATGCTCGAGCGACATCCGCTCGGCAGTCAGGCGTTCGTGCCGCTGAACGACAAGCCGTATCTGGTGGTCGTGGCGCCGGCGGGCGAACTGGACGCGTCGAAGATTCGCGCGTTCGTGACGAGCGGCTGGCAGGGCGTGAACTATGCGAAGGGCGTGTGGCACCATCCGCTGATCGCTTTAGGCGACGTGAGCGACTTTATCGTCGTCGACCGTGGCGGGGATGGGCTCAATCTCAATGAGCAGGATCTTCTGGAGTCGTTGTGGCTCACGGAAGATGCGTTGAGCGCGGTGGCGGTTTGA
- the uraD gene encoding 2-oxo-4-hydroxy-4-carboxy-5-ureidoimidazoline decarboxylase, which yields MKAMQYTLDQLNSTSTDAFVAALSGIFEHSPWVAEIAALQRPFGSIDELHRKMSNIVETAGEEKQLALINAHPELAGKAAVRGELTAESTREQSGAGLAQCTQEEFDKLLALNAAYREKFGFPFILAVRGYDRHGIIANFEARVNNSRTDELRASLDQIYRIARFRLDDLIDA from the coding sequence ATGAAGGCGATGCAATACACTCTGGACCAACTCAACAGCACCTCGACCGACGCGTTCGTGGCAGCGCTGTCGGGCATTTTCGAGCACTCGCCGTGGGTCGCGGAAATCGCCGCGCTGCAACGGCCTTTCGGCAGCATCGACGAGTTGCATCGCAAGATGTCGAACATCGTCGAGACCGCCGGCGAAGAGAAACAACTGGCATTGATCAACGCCCACCCGGAACTCGCCGGCAAGGCCGCCGTACGCGGCGAACTGACCGCCGAATCCACGCGTGAGCAGAGCGGCGCCGGCCTCGCGCAGTGCACGCAGGAAGAATTCGACAAATTGCTCGCGCTGAACGCCGCGTATCGCGAGAAGTTCGGCTTTCCGTTCATCCTCGCCGTGCGCGGGTATGACCGTCACGGCATCATCGCGAACTTCGAGGCGCGTGTGAACAACAGCCGCACCGACGAACTGCGCGCGAGCCTCGATCAGATCTACCGCATCGCACGTTTCCGGCTCGACGACCTGATCGACGCGTAA
- the puuE gene encoding allantoinase PuuE has translation MPLDPNYPRDLIGYGRHPVQANWPGRARVAVQFVLNYEEGGENCVLHGDPGSEQFLSEIVGAAAFPARHMSMESIYEYGSRAGVWRILREFEKRGLPLTVFGVGMAVERHPELARAFVELGHEIACHGYRWIHYQDMAPEKEAEHMRLGMEAIERVTGERPLGWYTGRDSPNTRRLVAEYGGFLYDSDYYGDDLPFWMDVDVDVDVDVDVTGGATVPQLIVPYTLDTNDMRFASPQGFNTADHFFTYLRDAFDVLYEEGDEAPKMLSIGMHCRLLGRPGRFRALQRFLDHIEQHDRVWVTRRVDIARHWREHHPYQQDNRGAAA, from the coding sequence ATGCCACTCGACCCGAACTACCCACGCGATCTGATCGGCTACGGCCGCCACCCGGTGCAGGCAAACTGGCCGGGTCGAGCGCGTGTCGCGGTGCAATTCGTCCTGAACTACGAAGAGGGCGGTGAAAATTGCGTGCTGCACGGCGATCCTGGCTCGGAGCAGTTTCTGTCGGAGATCGTCGGCGCCGCGGCTTTTCCGGCTCGTCACATGAGCATGGAGTCGATCTACGAATACGGCTCGCGCGCGGGCGTCTGGCGCATCCTGCGTGAATTCGAAAAACGCGGCCTGCCGCTTACCGTGTTCGGTGTCGGCATGGCGGTCGAACGGCATCCGGAACTGGCGCGCGCGTTCGTCGAACTCGGGCATGAGATTGCTTGCCACGGGTATCGCTGGATTCACTATCAGGACATGGCGCCGGAGAAAGAAGCGGAACACATGCGCCTCGGCATGGAAGCGATTGAACGCGTGACGGGCGAGCGTCCGCTCGGCTGGTACACCGGCCGCGATAGTCCCAACACGCGGCGTCTCGTCGCCGAATATGGCGGTTTCCTGTACGACTCGGATTACTACGGCGACGATCTGCCATTCTGGATGGACGTGGACGTGGACGTGGACGTGGACGTGGACGTGACTGGCGGCGCGACAGTGCCGCAACTGATCGTGCCGTACACGCTCGACACCAACGACATGCGCTTTGCGAGCCCGCAAGGCTTCAACACGGCGGATCACTTCTTCACCTATCTGCGCGACGCGTTCGACGTGCTCTACGAAGAAGGCGACGAAGCGCCGAAGATGCTCTCCATCGGCATGCACTGCCGTCTGCTCGGACGCCCTGGGCGCTTCCGCGCGCTGCAACGTTTTCTCGACCATATCGAACAGCACGATCGCGTGTGGGTCACGCGGCGCGTCGATATTGCGCGCCACTGGCGCGAACATCATCCTTACCAACAAGACAACCGCGGGGCTGCGGCATGA